The Bosea sp. 685 DNA window GCGCTTCGTCACCACCGCCGCGAATGCCTATGTCCAGCCCTTGATGGGGCGCTATCTCGAGCGGCTGCAGCGCGAACTCGCGGCCCGTTCATTTGCCGGTGCGCTGCGCCTGATGCATTCGGCCGGCGGCCTGGTCTCGCCCGAGACGGCGCGCGCCTTCCCGATCCGCCTGCTGGAGAGCGGCCCGGCGGGCGGCGGGCTGGCCACCGCCCTGTTCGGCGAGCTTGCCGGCCACAAGGATGTGATCTCCTTCGACATGGGCGGCACCACCGCCAAGGCCTGCATGATCGAGGACGGCCGCGCCGAGATCGCGCCGATGCTCGAGGCCGGGCGCGTCAACCGTTTCGCCAAGGGCTCCGGCCTGCCGATCAAGGCGCCCGTCATCGACATGATCGAGATCGGTGCCGGCGGCGGCTCGATCGCGGCGATCGACGAGGTCGGCCTGCTCAAGGTCGGTCCGCATTCGGCCGGCTCCGATCCGGGCCCGGCCTGCTACGGCATGGGCGGCACCAAGCCGACCGTGACCGACGCCAATCTCGTGCTCGGCTATTACGATCCAGGCTTCTTCCTCGGCGGGCGCATGGCGCTCGACTTGGAAGCGGCGCGCAAGGCCGTGGCCTCGATCGCGACCCCGCTCGGCCTCTCCATCGAGGAGGCTGCCTGGGGTATCCATAAGGTCGTGACCGAGAGCATGGGCGCCGCAGCCCGCGTCCATCTCGTCGAGAAGGGCAAGGATCCCCGCCGTTACGCCATGGTCGGCTTCGGCGGCGCGGGTCCGGCGCATGCCGTCGATGTCGCGCGTGTGCTCGGCGTCAGCCAGGTCATCATCCCGCCGGCCTCGGGCGCGGCTTCCGCGCTCGGCTTCCTGGCCGCGCCGCTGTCCTTCGATCTCGTCCGTTCGCTGCCGGTCGAATTCGCGGAGGGGTTTGACGCCACCTCGGTCAACGCCATGCTGGCCGATCTGGAGGCGGAAGGGCGCAAGCACCTTCTCGAAGCCGGCGTGAAACCGGTCGACATCGCTGTCGAGCGCTCGGCCGATATGCGCCTCGTCGGCCAGATGCACGATATCGCGGTCGATCTGCCAGCCGGGACGATCGACGCGTCGAGCCTGGAGGCAATCCGCGCCGCCTTCGCCAAGGCCTATTCGGCCCGCTACACCTCGGTCTATGAGGGCGCGCGGCTGGAGGCGATCAATTTCCGCGTCCGCTGCATTGGCCCCGCGCCGACGCTCTCGTTCTCCGGCGCTGCCGGCGGGGCCGAGGCCAGCGCCAAGGTCAAGGGCAGCCGCCAGGCCTGGTTCGAAACCGGCTGGAGCGAGGCCACGGTCTATGACCGCTATGCGCTGCGCCCCGGCGACCACATCAGCGGACCGGCCATCATCGAGGAGCGCGAGGCGACGACGATCGTGCCGCCCGGCGACACGGTGGCGATCGACGAGGTCCTGAACCTGCTGATCAGCGTCGCCAGCACCAGCGCGGCCGATGTCAGCATCACCGCCGACATGCCGATGGCGGAAGCGGCGCGCCGCATTGAGGCCGATCCGATCTCGCTCGAGATCATGTGGAGCCGCCTCGTCAACGTCGTCGAGGAGATGTGGCTGACCGTCTGCCGCACCGCCTTCTCGCTGGTGATCTCGGAATCGCAGGATTTCGCCTGCGAATTGCTCGATCCGGAAGGCGAGACGCTGGCGCATAGCCCGCGTGCCATGCCGGTGTTCAACCTGACGCTGCCGCGCGCGGTCAAGGCGCTGCTGGAGCGCTATCCGGCCGAGACGCTGAAGCCCGGCGACGTGCTGATCACCAATGATCCCTGGCTCTGCGCCGGCCATCTCTTCGACATCGCCATCGTCACGCCGGTCTTCCTGGGCGAGCGCGTCGTTGGCCTGATGGGCACCGTCGGCCATGTCTCCGACATCGGTGGCACCAAGGACTCGTTGCGGGCTCGCGAGATCTATGAGGAAGGCTTCCAGATCCCGCCGATGAAGCTCTACGAGGCCGGCGCGATCAACGAGACGCTGGTCAGGCTGCTGGCTGAGAACGTCCGCAACTCCGAGCAGGTGTTGGGCGACCTGCACTCCTTCGTGGCGGCCAACGCCATCGGGGCCGAGCGCCTGCAGTCCTTCATGGGCGATTACGGCATGCAGGATCTGCGCGCGCTCGCCTTCGTCGTGCAGAACCGCTCGGAAAAGGCGATGCGCGAAGCGATCTCGGCGCTGCCGGACGGGACCTATCACGGCACCGTCTCGAACAACCCGTTGGGCACGCCGATGACCTATCCGCTGGCGCTGACGGTGAAGGGCGACACCATCCATCTCGACTTTGCCGGCGCACCGCCGCAGCTGGCGCAGGGCGGGCTGAACTGCACGCTGAACTACACCAGCGCGCATGCGACCTACCCGCTGAAATGCATGCTGACGCCGAATGTGCGCGGCAATGCCGGTTGCTACCGTGCCTTCACGCTCGATGTGCCCAAGGGCTCGATCCTGAACTGCGACAAGCCGCTGGCGGTCAATTTGCGCACCCGCACCGGCTGGTACATCGCGCCCAACATCTTCCGGGCGCTGTCGCAGGCCGCGCCGAAACAGGTCCAGGCCTTCACCGGCCTGCCCGTGGCGGCCAATGTCTATGGTCGGGACGAGGCCGGCAGCACCTATTCCGACATGCTCTTCGTCGGCGGCGGCCAGGGCGGTTCCGCCCATGGCGACGGCAAATCAGGCTTGCTCTACCCGACCTCGGCCGCCAACACCTCGATCGAGACCTTCGAGGCGCGCGTCCCGGTCCTTGTCGTCGAGAAGACCTATCTCCAGGATTCCGGCGGTGCCGGCCAGCAGCGCGGCGGCCTCGGCCAGCGCGTCAAGCTGCGCAAGCTCGCCGCCGACGGCCTGCCGACGCTCGTCTCGCTCTATCCGGAAGGCGTCAACAACCCGATCCCCGGCCTGTTCGGCGGCAAGCCGGGCGGCGGCGCTTCGGGCCGCGTGCTCAATGAGGCCGGCGAAGTGCTCAAGGATGTCGGCACCGGCCAGCTGGTCCAGGTCATGCATCCCGATGAGATCGTCGAGCTCGTCCTGGCCGGCGGTGCCGGCTACGGCGCGGCTTCTGAACGCTCACCCGACGCCATCGCCCGCGACATCGCCCTGGGCTTCGTTTCGCCCGAGGCCGCCAGGCGCGACTACGGCGTCGCGGGCGGAGAGGCACGGCTGGACGAGGAGAAGACCAAGTCCGGTGCGTTTGCCGCCGGCTGAGATCATCGCCAATCGGCGTTCAAGCCCGAAAGGGGCAAAGAGGGGGACTACCTATGACTGAACCTACCGGGGCGGGGCCGCAGAAGCACCCGAGCCTGTTCGAGCCGGCGACGCTGGTGCTGATCGGCATCCTCAGCGTCTTCGGCGCCATCATCGGCATGCAGCTTTTGGTGTCGCTTGGCGTCACCGCCAACACCTCGCTGATCGGCGCAATGGCGGCGATGGCGCTGGCGCGCCTGCCGCTGGGGCTGTTCCTGCGCTACCGCTCGATTCATGTGCAGAACCTGGCGCAAAGCGCGATCTCGTCGGCGACCTTCGGCGCCGCCAACAGCCTGCTCCTGCCGATCGGCATTCCCTTCCTGCTCGGGCGCCCCGACCTGGTCCTGCCGATGTTCGCCGGCGCCTTCATGGCGATGCTGCTCGACGCCTATCTGCTCTATCGGATGTTCGATTCGCGCGTCTTCCCGGCGACCGGAGCCTGGCCTCCGGGCGTCGCCGCCGCCGAGGCGATCAAGGCCGGTGACGAGGGTGGCCGCAAGGCCGTGCTGATGGGTGTCGGCTTCGTCACCGGCATCGCCGTGTCCTTCATCAAGATCCCGCTGGCGGCGATCGGCTTCGTCGGCTCGACTGCCGTCTCGGGCATTCCGATGTCGGCTTTCGGTGTCGCCTTCATCGGCAATACCTGGGCCCTGACGATGTTCGGCGTCGGCCTGCTGCTGCGCGGCTATTCCGGCCAGCTCTTCAACAACGAGACCTTCGCCACGCTGATCCCCAAGGGCGATCTGATGGCGGCCTATATCCCTCACGGCTTCATGATCGGCGCGGGTGTCGTCGCGCTGTTCCAGGTGGTGCAATTGCTGATGCAGCGCAACGAGGCCGCCCGGAAGGCCGAGGCTGCCGCGGGCACGTCGGACGCTGCGGTACGCCGGGCGCTCGGGCTGGGCACCATCGGCTATCTCGTGATTGCCGTGTTCATCGCTGTGGCCGGCGGGCTGATGAGCGACATGTCGATCGGTATGCTGATCCTGTTCGTGCTCTATGCGGCCTTTGCGGCCTATGTGCATGAATTGATCGTCGGCCTGGCGGCGATGCATTCCGGCTGGTTCCCGGCCTTCGCAGTGGCGCTGATCACGCTGATCATCGGCATGCTGATCGGCTTCCCCGTCCCGGCTCTGGCCTTGCTTGTCGGCTTCTCCGCTGCGACGGGGCCGGCCTTCGCCGATATGGGCTACGACCTCAAGGCCGGCTACATCCTGCGCGGCAATGGCGTCGATCCCGCCTTCGAGCTTGACGGCCGCCGCCAGCAGCTCTTTGCGGCGATGTTCGCCTTCGTCATCGCCGGCATCGTGGTCCTGGTCTCCTATCAGAGCTATTTCGCCCAGAACCTCGTGGCTCCGGTCGACAAGGTCTATGCCGCGACGATCAAGGCCGGCGTTGCTCCGGGCGTTGCGTGGTCACTGTTCATGTGGGCGATTCCGGGCGCGATCCTGCAGTTCATCGGCGGGCCGAAGCGCCAGATCGGCGTGCTCTTCGCGACCGGCCTGCTGATCAACTTCCCGATGGCGGGCTGGGCCGTGCTGTTCGGCATCGTCTGCCGGTTGATCTGGGAGAAGCTGCGCGGCACGAGCGGCGAAGGCGACATGGAGGTCTTTGCCGCCGGCGTCATCGCGGGCGATGCGATCTTCAGCTTCTTCGACTCCGTGCTGAAGGGCTTCAAGCGCTAGATGTGAGCTGTCAATAGGTTGTCCATCCGGTCCCGAGCGAGGAAGCTGAGGTTGCGAAGCTTCAGAGCCCTCGGGGAGGAACCGGATGAACATCCACAAGAATGCCCGTCTGACACCGCTGGGTCGAGAGCGGATTGTGCGGATGGCGGCCGATGGGCACAGGCCTTCCGAGATCGCGGTCTGCGTCGGCGTCAGCCTGAAGACCGTCGATAAATGGATCGCCCGCTTCGCCGCCGAGGGTGTGGCAGGTCTGGCCGACCGCTCGTCGCGGCCGCACCGGCTGCATCGCCCGACGCCGAGCGAACGGATCGAGCAGATCCTCGCGCTGCGGCGCCAGAAGCTGAGCGGCAAGGCCATCGCCAAGCAAGCTGGCGTCTCGCCGGCGACGGTGAGCCGGATCCTGCGGCGGGCGCGATTGAGCCGGATGCGCGACCTCGAGCCGGCCGAACCGGTGCGCCGCTACGAGCGCGCCCATCCCGGCGAGTTGATCCACATCGACATCAAGAAGCTCGGCCGCATCGACGGTGTCGGCCACCGCATCACCGGGGACCGGACCCGCCAGAGCAACCGGCGCGGACGCGGCGAAGGCCTCGGCTGGGAGTTCGCCCATGTCTGCATCGACGATGCCTCGCGACTCGCCTTCGTCGAGATGAAGCCCGACGAGAAGGCCATAAGCGCGGTCGCTTTCCTCAGGGCGGCGGTGGCCTATTACGAGCGCCTCGGCGTCACCGTCACCCGCGTCATGACCGATAACGGCTCATGCTATAAAGCCTTCGCTTTCCGCGACGCATGTCGCGATCTCGGGCTCAAGCACATCCGGACAAAACCCTACACACCCAAGACCAACGGCAAGGCCGAGCGCTTCATCCAGACAGCTCTGCGCGAATGGGCCTACGCCAGGCCCTATGATCACTCAGACCGCCGAACAGAGGAGCTGCCGCGCTGGCTCCACCATTACAACTGGCATCGACCCCATGGCGGTATCCAGGCCAATACCCCAATCAGCAGACTCGCTCTCGATCAGGACAACCTGTTGAGGCTCCACAGCTAGAGCAGGATGCGAAAAAGTGGGAACCGGTTTTTCGCAATCGATCCTGCTCTAACTCCTTGATGAGAGACGGATTCAGATTTCAGATCGGATCACTTCGTGACCCGATCTGAAATCATCCGGCTCCAGTGCCGGGGTCCGCGCGTCGGGGCTCCTCCCGGCGCGCGGACTGCCCGATAACGACGAGATCCCACCATGACGATGACGGCTCGCAAACTCGGCACGCTCACCATTGGCCAGGCGCCGCGCGCCGACATCACGCCCATTCTCGACGCCGTCATCGATGCGGGCACGCCGCGCCGGCACGCCGGCGTGCTCGACGGTTTGAGCAGAGCCGAGATCGAGCGCGATTTCGCAGCCCGCCCGGGCGAGGCGATGCTGATCACCAAGCTGCTCGACGGCAGCTCCGTCATCATCGAAAGGAGCAAGACCGAAGCTGCGGCGCAGGCCAAGCTCGCCATGCTGGAGGCCGAGGGCTGCAGCACGATCCTGATGCTCTGCACCGGCCATTTCGAGACGCTCTCCTGCGAGCGGGCGCGCCTGATCGAGCCCGACCGCATCCTGCCGCCGACGGTCGCGGCCCTGACGCATGGGGCTCGGCTCGGCATCATCGTGCCGATCCCCGAGCAGATCGCCAGCGAAGCCGGCAAATGGGCGGCGCTCGGCCAGGAGCCGCTGTATGGCGCGGCCTCTCCCTATGCGGAGCCGAGCCCGGCGCTGGCGGAGGCCGCGCGCGATCTCGCCGAGCGCGGCGCACAGATCCTGCTGATGGACTGCATGGGCTTCGTCGAGAGCCATCGCCGCGAGGCGGCGGAGGCTTCCGGTTTGCCGGTCATCCTGTCCAACAGCCTGATCGCGAAGCTGGTCTCCGAAATCGTCTGATTACGGGCGGCGCGCGCTCGCCACGCCGAGACAGCAGATGCCTTCGCCGAGCTTGGCGGTGGCGTTGGGAAAGATGGTGAAGCCGTCGCGGGCTGCGGTGACTGGGTCGCCATTGGCGCGCCGCGCGATCACCTGGCCGGCCGCGATGCGGTCGCCGGTCTTCCAGATCCCTTCAAGACGGTCGCCCTCTGCTTCGCAGAGCACCTGATCGACCATGTCGATCACCGTGCGCTGCAAGGGCGCGGGTGGCGGCGCATCGACCAGCCCGAGATGTGTGAGCGCGTTGTGGATCGCGGCATGGCCGACATCCGCCGAGCTGGGGTCGTCATGCCGGCCGCATTCCAGCGTGACGCCGTAGCCCCCGGCGAAGCGCATATATTCCGTGGTGCCGAAGCCCTCCGTGACCGAGAGCGGCGGCAGGTTCAACCGTTCGCGCGCCGCGATCTGGCGGGCATAGATGGGAAGCCAGCCATGGGTCAGGATGTCGGGGCCGAGGCAGGCGGCGAAGGCCGCCTCCTCCGTGGCATGACGGAAAGCCTCGAGCTCGCCGGTATTGTTCTCCGGACCGAAGAAGACGAAGGGCTCGCCCTCGCCTTTGAAGGAGTGGATATCGAGCAGGACATCGTGTTGGCGCAGCAGGGCGCAGAGGCGGTTGCCGATCCGGTCCTCATTATCGGCGGGGAGCGGCTTCTCGCGCAGGTCGCGGTTGAGGTTGCGATCGCCCTCGCGGGTGTTCTGCCGATAGGCCTTGGGATTGGCGACGGGCAGGAAGGTGACCTCGCCGCGCAGGATCGTCAGCCGGCCTTCCCGGCAGTCGGCAATGGCGCGGGCGATCGCGTTGGGGCCGCAGATCTCATTGCCATGGACTGCGCCGAGCACGAGCAGCTTCGGGCCGGCCTTGAGGCCGTGGAAGCACAGGCTTTCCAGCGGCGCGAGATCGATTGCGGCGTCAGGGCTGGGTTTCGTCGTCATGGTCTCGGTCTCGGCTTTGAGGAGGCGGCCGCTCAGGCGCGGCGCGATTGCGATTGGGGGTCGAGGATGTCGCGCAGGCCATCGCCCAGCAGGTTGAGGCCGAGCACGGTCATGAAGATGGCAAGCCCGGGAAAGACCGAGATCCAGGGCGCGGTGGTGATCTGGTCGCGCGCATCCGAGAGCATCGAGCCCCAGCTCGGGAAGGGCGGGCGGATGCCCAAGCCCAGGAAGGACAGGGCAGCCTCCGCCAGCACCGCCCCGCCCATGCCCAGCGTGCCGATGACGATGATCGGGCCGGCGATATTGGGCAGGATTTGTTTGAGCATGATCCGGGTATTGCCGCTGCCGAAGGAGCGCGCCGCCTCAACATAGCCCTGCTGCTTGATCGAAAGCGTCGCCGCCCGCGAAAGTCGGCAGGTATAGGACCAGTTGGTCAGCCCGAGCGCGATCAGGAGGCTGGTCAGGCCGGGCTGCAGGATCGCCATGATGGCGAGCGCGAAGATCAGCGAAGGGATCGAGAGCATCAGATTGGTCAGGCCGTTGACGAAATCATCCCACCAGCCGCCCCAATAGCCCGCCGATAGTCCGAGTGCGACCCCGATCAGGGTGTTGATTAACTGCGAGACGATGCCGACGGTCAACGAGATGCGTGCGCCGTAGAGCACGCGGCTGTAGATGTCGCGCCCCTGCGCGTCGGTGCCGAACCAGAACTCGCTGCCGGGCGGCACCTCGGCATTCATCAGGTTGGCGTCCATGACCGGATCTGTATGTGCCAGCCAGGGCGCCAGAGTGCCACCGACGATCACAGCTGCGAAAAGCACGCCGCCGATCCAGAGATTAGCTCTAAATTTCATAGGCTTACTCGATCCTAGCTGTATTTGATGCGTGGATCGATCAACGCGCAGAGCACGTCCACGACGATATTGACGATGAGGAAGAACAGCACGAGCAGCAGGATGCAGGCCTGGACGACGGGTATGTCGCGCAACGAGACGCTATCGACCAGCAGCGACCCGATGCCTGGCCAGGCGAACAGCTTCTCGATCACGACGGCGCCGCCCATGATCGAGCCGAACTGCAGGCCGAGCGTCGTCAGCACGATGACGGCTGCGTTGCGCGCCACATGCCAGCGCATCACCCGGACTTCGCTGTTGCCTTTGGCGCGCGCGGTGCGGACGAAGTCTGCGTTCATCACCTCGAGCACGGCAGCCCGCGTGGTTCGTGCCAGCAGGGCCAGCGGCGCCACGCCGAGCGCGACAGCCGGCAGCACGAGATAGCGCGGATTACCGTCGCCATAGCCGAAACTGGGGAACCAGCCGAGCAACAGGGCGAAGGTGTACATCAGCATCAGGCCGAGCCAGAACTGCGGCAGAGACAGGCCGGAGACGGCGACGACCATCGACTGCATGTCGACCCATCCGCCGGGCTTGAGAGCGGCAAGAAAGCCAAGCGGGACGCCGAATGCGATCGCAAACAGCATCGCGGCCATGGAAAGCTGCAAGCTGGGCCAGATCCGCTCCGACAGTGAATTGATCACGGGCTGACGCGTTCTGAAGGATGTCCCGAGGTCCAATGTCAGCAGTTTCGCGGCATATTTGCCAAAGCGCAGATGCACGGGTTCGTCGAGACCGAACTGCGTGTTCATCCGCGCCACAGCCTCAGCATCGATGGCCGAGCGGCCATCGGACGACTGTGTGGATGCGAAGTCGCCGGGGATCACGCTGAACATCACGAAGACCAGCGCCGCAACGGCGAGCAGGATCGGCACGGCCTGCAGCAATCGCTTGAAGATATAGGGCAGCATGGGCAGCTCCTGGCCATGAACGCCCGGCGGAACGAGCCGCCGGGCGTAGGGACTTGGCGCGGGAGGGTTACTTCGCCGCCGGCGACGAGGCGTCGACCCAGAGATCCTCGAAATATTGCAGGGCGAGCTCTGTCGCGTTCGGCTGCAGGCCGTGCAGCCAAGGCTGATAGGCCAGCACCGCCTTGTTGTAGTTGAAGAACCAGACCGGCGCGTCGGCATAGACGATCGCATTGGCCTGCTTGATGAGGTCGAGGCGCTTGGCGGCGTCGCCGGTGGTGCCGGCCTCGTCGAGCAATTTGTCGACCGCGGGGTTCTTGTAGGTGGTGTAGTTGCAGGCGCTCTGCGGCGTCGCCGAGTGGAAGCACTTCATCGCCGTCAGCGGGTCGGGCCCCGAGGTGTTCGACCAGATATAGGCCTGGAAATCGCCTTTCGCGACGATGCCGCCCAGGGCCGACCCCTCGACCGGCTTGACCTTCACCTTGATGCCGACCTTGGCCAGCATCGGGATCGTCGCCTCGACGATCGGCATGCCCCAGCTCTCATTGGGCGTCGCGGTCCATTCGAATTCGAAGCCGTCGGGATAACCGGCTTCAGCCAGGAGCTTCTTGGCCTTCTCTGGATTGAAGTCATAGGGCTGCATCGCCTTGTCATAGGCCGGCGAGGAGAGCGGCAGCCAGCCGGTGGCGCGATAGGCCTTGTCGCGGACGAGGCGCTTGATGATCAACTCGCTGTCGATGGCGTGGTTGATCGCCTGGCGCACACGCTTGTCGGCAAAAGGCTTGAAGCCTGGATTCATGCCCATATTGCGGGTGAAGACCTCGGCGACCTCGAGAATGCCCTTCGACAGGTTGGGGTCGGCCTTGTAGGCGACGTATTGCGTCGGCCCCAGGATCGAGACGTCGATCTCCTTGTTGCGGAAGGCGACGTCGCGGGCGGCAGCCTCTCCCATCGGCGAGATCACCAGCTTGTCGGCATAGGGCTTGCCGGGCTGATAGAACTTCTCCCAGCGCTCGAAGACCATGCGCGAGCCGGGGATATGCTCGACGAATTTGAACGGACCGAGTCCGATCGGCTTGTTGAAGAAGTCCGGCGCCTGGGCCTCCTTGGCAGGGTAGATCGAGGTCGTCGCGAAGTTGAAGAGGAAGCCGGGCTCGGTGCGCTCGGTGAAGGTCATCTCGAGCGTGAAATCGTCGATCTTCCTGAGGCCCACGATCTCCTTGGCCTGGCCCTTCTCGACATCGATCGCGCCCTTGAGCAGGCGGACATAGCGCGCGGCAGGATAGCTCTTCGAGCCGTCCATCAGACGCGTGAAGGACCAGATGATGTCGTCGGCGACCATCTTGCGGCCATTGTGGAAGAGCGCGTCGTCCCTGAGCTTGAAGGTGTGGACGAGGCCGTCGGCCGAAACCTCGACGCTTTTGGCGAGCTCGAGCACCGGCTTGTTGTTGGCCGAATCCCAATTGTAGAGCGAGCGGTGCAGCGCCTTGCCGTAGATCTCGTCCTGGATTTGGTTGGAGACGTGGCTGTCATTACTGACGAAGGAGGCCGCATAAGGCGCGGTGAAGCGGATGGTGCCGCCCCGACGCGGTTCCTGTGCCTGGACCGTAAAGGCCGCGAGCGTCAGCGCGGTCGTGAAGACAAATGTCTTGAGCATCGAATATCCTCCCATATGCGCCGTCTAACCGGACCGCTCATCGGCCTGGCTGCGGCTTTTCCGTTTTGCCGGCGCGGTTGGGGCCGGATCTCTCCGGCCTTCCGCGCCTGGCTGGTTTGGCGCAGTCAGCTTGCGGCGGACACGCGCTCGAATACGACAACGCCGCCGCGGATCGTCAGATCGCAGCGCGTGTCCTTCAAGATCTCGTCGGGCGCTGCCGCCAGCAGGTCGCGTGAGAACACGGCGACATCGGCCAGGAAACCGGGCGCGAGTCTGCCCTTCACGGCCTCCTGCTTCTGCGAGAAAGCGCCGAACTCGGTATAGGCCTGCAATGCCTCTTCGATCGAGACGCGCTGGGCTTCGTCCATCACCGTGCCGCGCCAGGTCTGGCGGGTCAGCATGGCGTGGAAGTTCGGGAAAGGATTTGGGTCACAGACCGGCGCGTCGCTGCCGGTCGCAGGCTTCAGGCCGAGATCGAACCAGGTCCTGAACGGATAGCTTGGCAGAGCGCGCTCCGGTCCCAGAACCTTGACATAGGCGTCGCCGAAATCATGGATGAAGACCTGCTGCGGGCAGGGGTAGATGCCGGCCGCGACCATGCGCTCATGCTGCCTGGGCGTCGAGAAACCGCAATGTTCGACGCGATGGCGCCGGTCCGGATCGGGATGGGCCTTGAGCGCCTTCTCATAGGCGGTGATCAATTGCTCGATCGCGGCGTCGCCAATGGCGTGGCAGGCGAGCTGGTAGCCCTTGGCATGGATATCCATGACCATGCGCTCGAGTTCAGCATCGTCCAGCATCCAGACGCCGGTTGTCTTGTCCTCGCCGAGATAGGGCTGGCTCATCCAGGCGGTGCGGCCGCCGGCCGAGCCGTCGAGGAAAAGCTTCACCGCGCCGATCATCAGCATGTCGTCGCCGGTGCCCGAAATCAGCCCGGCAGCATGGCATTGCGGCACGATCGAGCGGCCTTCGTCGCCGAGCAGGGTCAGCCAGGTGCGCACCGGCAGGCGGCCGTCGCGCTTGGCGCAGTGATAGGCGGCGATTTCTGCAAAGCCCGCCTTCTGGCCGACAGCGGCGTCCATGCAGCTGGTGATGCCGAGCGAGAGCAGGTAATGCCCGGCGCGCTCGATCGCCGCGACGATCTCGGCCTCGCTCGGCAGCGGGATCGCGGCCTGTATCGGGGCACGGGCGTTCTCGGCGAGCAGACCGGTGAGCCGGCCGTTCTGTTGCTCGATCAGGCCGCCTTGCGGCGTCGGCGAGGCCTCGTCGATGCCGCCGAGTGCGAGCGCCGCCGAGTTGCAGATCGCGATATGGCCGCAGGTGCGCACCAGCATGACCGGATTGTCAGGGGCTGCGCGGTCGAGTTCCTCGCGGAAGGGATGACGGCCGGTGTCGAGCTTGGTCTGGTCGTAGCCACGCGAGAGGATCCATTCGC harbors:
- a CDS encoding succinylglutamate desuccinylase/aspartoacylase family protein gives rise to the protein MTTKPSPDAAIDLAPLESLCFHGLKAGPKLLVLGAVHGNEICGPNAIARAIADCREGRLTILRGEVTFLPVANPKAYRQNTREGDRNLNRDLREKPLPADNEDRIGNRLCALLRQHDVLLDIHSFKGEGEPFVFFGPENNTGELEAFRHATEEAAFAACLGPDILTHGWLPIYARQIAARERLNLPPLSVTEGFGTTEYMRFAGGYGVTLECGRHDDPSSADVGHAAIHNALTHLGLVDAPPPAPLQRTVIDMVDQVLCEAEGDRLEGIWKTGDRIAAGQVIARRANGDPVTAARDGFTIFPNATAKLGEGICCLGVASARRP
- a CDS encoding IS481 family transposase, translated to MNIHKNARLTPLGRERIVRMAADGHRPSEIAVCVGVSLKTVDKWIARFAAEGVAGLADRSSRPHRLHRPTPSERIEQILALRRQKLSGKAIAKQAGVSPATVSRILRRARLSRMRDLEPAEPVRRYERAHPGELIHIDIKKLGRIDGVGHRITGDRTRQSNRRGRGEGLGWEFAHVCIDDASRLAFVEMKPDEKAISAVAFLRAAVAYYERLGVTVTRVMTDNGSCYKAFAFRDACRDLGLKHIRTKPYTPKTNGKAERFIQTALREWAYARPYDHSDRRTEELPRWLHHYNWHRPHGGIQANTPISRLALDQDNLLRLHS
- a CDS encoding AroM family protein, with amino-acid sequence MTMTARKLGTLTIGQAPRADITPILDAVIDAGTPRRHAGVLDGLSRAEIERDFAARPGEAMLITKLLDGSSVIIERSKTEAAAQAKLAMLEAEGCSTILMLCTGHFETLSCERARLIEPDRILPPTVAALTHGARLGIIVPIPEQIASEAGKWAALGQEPLYGAASPYAEPSPALAEAARDLAERGAQILLMDCMGFVESHRREAAEASGLPVILSNSLIAKLVSEIV
- a CDS encoding ABC transporter permease → MKFRANLWIGGVLFAAVIVGGTLAPWLAHTDPVMDANLMNAEVPPGSEFWFGTDAQGRDIYSRVLYGARISLTVGIVSQLINTLIGVALGLSAGYWGGWWDDFVNGLTNLMLSIPSLIFALAIMAILQPGLTSLLIALGLTNWSYTCRLSRAATLSIKQQGYVEAARSFGSGNTRIMLKQILPNIAGPIIVIGTLGMGGAVLAEAALSFLGLGIRPPFPSWGSMLSDARDQITTAPWISVFPGLAIFMTVLGLNLLGDGLRDILDPQSQSRRA
- a CDS encoding hydantoinase B/oxoprolinase family protein, whose translation is MSTRWRIGFDIGGTFTDFILYDGQERSVRLHKRLTTPHDPSEAALIGLEELVAMAGITLADIGDIVHGTTLVTNAVIERKGAKLGLITTQGFRDILEMGTEQRYDIYDLFLTFPEPLVSREHRLEVTERIDRDGKVVTALDAEAVRKAAGELTAAGCEAVAICFLNSYRNTAHEREAGRIVREAFPELIVSISSEVVAEIWEYQRFVTTAANAYVQPLMGRYLERLQRELAARSFAGALRLMHSAGGLVSPETARAFPIRLLESGPAGGGLATALFGELAGHKDVISFDMGGTTAKACMIEDGRAEIAPMLEAGRVNRFAKGSGLPIKAPVIDMIEIGAGGGSIAAIDEVGLLKVGPHSAGSDPGPACYGMGGTKPTVTDANLVLGYYDPGFFLGGRMALDLEAARKAVASIATPLGLSIEEAAWGIHKVVTESMGAAARVHLVEKGKDPRRYAMVGFGGAGPAHAVDVARVLGVSQVIIPPASGAASALGFLAAPLSFDLVRSLPVEFAEGFDATSVNAMLADLEAEGRKHLLEAGVKPVDIAVERSADMRLVGQMHDIAVDLPAGTIDASSLEAIRAAFAKAYSARYTSVYEGARLEAINFRVRCIGPAPTLSFSGAAGGAEASAKVKGSRQAWFETGWSEATVYDRYALRPGDHISGPAIIEEREATTIVPPGDTVAIDEVLNLLISVASTSAADVSITADMPMAEAARRIEADPISLEIMWSRLVNVVEEMWLTVCRTAFSLVISESQDFACELLDPEGETLAHSPRAMPVFNLTLPRAVKALLERYPAETLKPGDVLITNDPWLCAGHLFDIAIVTPVFLGERVVGLMGTVGHVSDIGGTKDSLRAREIYEEGFQIPPMKLYEAGAINETLVRLLAENVRNSEQVLGDLHSFVAANAIGAERLQSFMGDYGMQDLRALAFVVQNRSEKAMREAISALPDGTYHGTVSNNPLGTPMTYPLALTVKGDTIHLDFAGAPPQLAQGGLNCTLNYTSAHATYPLKCMLTPNVRGNAGCYRAFTLDVPKGSILNCDKPLAVNLRTRTGWYIAPNIFRALSQAAPKQVQAFTGLPVAANVYGRDEAGSTYSDMLFVGGGQGGSAHGDGKSGLLYPTSAANTSIETFEARVPVLVVEKTYLQDSGGAGQQRGGLGQRVKLRKLAADGLPTLVSLYPEGVNNPIPGLFGGKPGGGASGRVLNEAGEVLKDVGTGQLVQVMHPDEIVELVLAGGAGYGAASERSPDAIARDIALGFVSPEAARRDYGVAGGEARLDEEKTKSGAFAAG
- a CDS encoding OPT/YSL family transporter, with protein sequence MTEPTGAGPQKHPSLFEPATLVLIGILSVFGAIIGMQLLVSLGVTANTSLIGAMAAMALARLPLGLFLRYRSIHVQNLAQSAISSATFGAANSLLLPIGIPFLLGRPDLVLPMFAGAFMAMLLDAYLLYRMFDSRVFPATGAWPPGVAAAEAIKAGDEGGRKAVLMGVGFVTGIAVSFIKIPLAAIGFVGSTAVSGIPMSAFGVAFIGNTWALTMFGVGLLLRGYSGQLFNNETFATLIPKGDLMAAYIPHGFMIGAGVVALFQVVQLLMQRNEAARKAEAAAGTSDAAVRRALGLGTIGYLVIAVFIAVAGGLMSDMSIGMLILFVLYAAFAAYVHELIVGLAAMHSGWFPAFAVALITLIIGMLIGFPVPALALLVGFSAATGPAFADMGYDLKAGYILRGNGVDPAFELDGRRQQLFAAMFAFVIAGIVVLVSYQSYFAQNLVAPVDKVYAATIKAGVAPGVAWSLFMWAIPGAILQFIGGPKRQIGVLFATGLLINFPMAGWAVLFGIVCRLIWEKLRGTSGEGDMEVFAAGVIAGDAIFSFFDSVLKGFKR